Proteins from a genomic interval of Marmoricola sp. OAE513:
- a CDS encoding beta-ketoacyl-ACP reductase produces the protein MSRSVLVTGGNRGIGRAIAEAFLAAGDQVAVTSRNGEGPDGAFVVACEITDQESVDAAFAAVEEHQGPVEVLVANAGITRDTLVLRMSDDDWSSVIDTNLTGSFRVARRAAKGMLRLRRGRIVFVSSVVGLLGSPGQVNYAASKSGLVGMARSLARELGSRSITANVVAPGFIETDMTAELPAEQQDAYRSQIPLGRMGTAEEIAGAVLWLADEKSGYVTGAVIPVDGGLGMGH, from the coding sequence ATGAGCAGATCTGTTCTGGTGACCGGCGGCAACCGCGGGATCGGCCGCGCGATCGCCGAGGCGTTCCTCGCTGCGGGCGATCAGGTGGCCGTGACCAGCCGCAACGGGGAGGGCCCTGACGGGGCCTTCGTGGTCGCGTGCGAGATCACCGACCAGGAGTCGGTCGACGCTGCCTTCGCGGCCGTCGAGGAGCACCAGGGCCCGGTCGAGGTGCTCGTCGCCAACGCGGGCATCACCCGCGACACGCTCGTGCTGCGGATGTCCGACGACGACTGGTCCTCGGTGATCGACACCAACCTCACCGGCTCCTTCCGCGTCGCCCGCCGGGCCGCGAAGGGCATGCTCCGGTTGCGCCGCGGTCGGATCGTCTTCGTCTCCAGCGTCGTCGGCCTCCTCGGCTCGCCCGGGCAGGTGAACTACGCGGCGTCGAAGTCCGGACTCGTCGGGATGGCCCGGTCGCTGGCGCGCGAGCTCGGCAGCCGGTCGATCACCGCCAACGTGGTCGCGCCGGGCTTCATCGAGACCGACATGACGGCCGAGCTCCCCGCGGAGCAGCAGGACGCCTACCGGTCCCAGATCCCGCTGGGTCGGATGGGAACGGCGGAGGAGATCGCGGGCGCGGTCCTGTGGCTCGCGGACGAGAAGAGCGGCTACGTGACCGGGGCCGTGATCCCGGTCGACGGCGGACTAGGGATGGGGCACTGA
- a CDS encoding dodecin — translation MTNRTYRVTEIVGTSPEGIDQAIRNGIERAASTLRHVDWFEVTQVRGQVKDGTVEHFQVGIKVGFRLEDD, via the coding sequence ATGACGAATCGCACCTACCGAGTCACCGAAATTGTCGGCACCTCCCCGGAGGGCATCGACCAGGCGATCCGGAACGGCATCGAGCGCGCCGCGTCCACGCTGCGTCACGTCGACTGGTTCGAGGTCACCCAGGTGCGCGGCCAGGTCAAGGACGGCACCGTCGAGCACTTCCAGGTCGGGATCAAGGTCGGCTTCCGCCTAGAAGACGACTGA
- a CDS encoding DUF3099 domain-containing protein translates to MGLLHRKVEPDVVRITAAPHNPHQDIDKRQGRYLLSMTVRMVCFVAALFTVSIPWLCASLIGASFFLPFIAVVIANQAAPRVAQDLEGPGVSPFADYGELLPPEDRNR, encoded by the coding sequence ATGGGGTTGCTGCACCGCAAGGTCGAACCGGACGTCGTCCGGATCACTGCTGCGCCGCACAACCCCCACCAGGACATCGACAAGCGCCAGGGCCGGTACCTGCTGTCGATGACCGTCAGGATGGTCTGCTTCGTGGCGGCGCTGTTCACGGTGAGCATCCCGTGGCTCTGCGCGTCGCTCATCGGGGCGTCGTTCTTCCTCCCGTTCATCGCCGTCGTCATCGCCAACCAGGCCGCCCCGCGCGTCGCGCAGGACCTCGAGGGCCCGGGCGTCAGCCCCTTCGCCGACTACGGCGAGCTGCTACCACCCGAGGACCGGAACCGCTGA